A stretch of the Thermus thermophilus genome encodes the following:
- a CDS encoding IS4 family transposase → MPPTTPLSQVITLWVHKVFASLRKTIRSNLALFLSTLLTTPLDPTLSDLARRTPLPTLAQSRLNRLWRFLHHPTLQDPWALTEALLPLLVPRFPKDRPLPLIVDWTFTEDGRHQALVAALPLKGRALVVAFALHPLSPFPSQNRVEEEFLHRLGRAVQDLGYTPLFLLDRGFDRVSLMRKLQGWGMGFLIRLRQNREVEPQGGKRLPLKEGYQRVVHPLREEVRLFGHGGEGVEVTLLVYPGGRDPWYLAYSGPFGGEPPYGWRMWIEEGFRDLKGQGFGLDRHRLRTGASLRGWLWLLALGMALLVLLGARLQGREWLPRLLAHPERQSLFRLGRIALAQGPPPWREAVVEELVRLLQELGGGK, encoded by the coding sequence GTGCCGCCCACCACCCCCCTTTCCCAAGTTATCACCCTCTGGGTCCATAAGGTCTTCGCCTCCCTCAGGAAAACCATCCGCTCCAACCTCGCCCTCTTCCTGTCCACCCTCCTCACTACCCCCCTGGACCCCACCCTCTCCGACCTCGCCCGCAGAACCCCCCTCCCCACCCTGGCCCAAAGCCGCCTCAATCGCCTCTGGCGCTTCCTCCATCACCCCACCCTGCAAGACCCCTGGGCCCTCACCGAAGCCCTCCTCCCCCTCCTCGTCCCTCGTTTCCCCAAAGACCGCCCCCTCCCCCTCATCGTGGACTGGACCTTCACAGAGGACGGTAGGCACCAAGCCCTGGTGGCCGCCCTTCCCCTCAAGGGAAGGGCCCTGGTGGTGGCCTTCGCTCTTCACCCCCTCTCCCCTTTCCCCAGTCAAAACCGGGTGGAGGAGGAGTTCCTCCACCGCCTGGGCCGCGCCGTCCAGGACCTGGGATATACCCCCCTCTTCCTCCTGGACCGCGGCTTTGACCGGGTCTCCCTGATGCGAAAGCTCCAGGGGTGGGGCATGGGCTTCCTCATCCGCCTGCGGCAGAACCGGGAGGTGGAACCCCAAGGGGGGAAGCGCCTTCCCCTGAAGGAGGGCTACCAGCGTGTGGTCCACCCCCTGCGGGAGGAGGTCCGCCTTTTCGGACACGGTGGGGAGGGGGTAGAAGTCACCCTCCTGGTGTACCCAGGGGGTCGGGATCCCTGGTATCTGGCCTATTCGGGCCCTTTTGGGGGGGAGCCGCCCTATGGGTGGCGGATGTGGATTGAAGAGGGGTTTAGGGACCTGAAGGGGCAGGGGTTTGGGCTGGACCGCCATCGGCTGCGGACGGGGGCGAGCCTCAGGGGGTGGTTATGGCTTCTGGCCTTGGGGATGGCGCTCTTGGTCCTTCTGGGGGCGCGCTTGCAGGGCAGGGAATGGCTTCCCCGGCTTCTGGCCCATCCCGAGCGGCAAAGCCTCTTCCGTCTGGGCCGGATCGCCCTGGCCCAGGGGCCCCCGCCTTGGAGGGAAGCAGTGGTGGAGGAGCTGGTCAGGTTGCTTCAGGAACTGGGGGGAGGAAAGTGA
- a CDS encoding DUF1640 domain-containing protein: MSEDRLLERLEKLEGVVETTVAVLPPLIQDLSRRIDALREEVKAELREREARLEERFQGLGKRIQEVENRLEAQILALRQEMKAEIGSAFNRVMLYLTALGVVLALLSAFFR, from the coding sequence ATGTCCGAGGACCGCCTCCTGGAGCGCCTGGAGAAGCTGGAGGGGGTGGTGGAGACCACCGTGGCCGTCCTCCCTCCCCTCATCCAGGACCTCTCCCGGCGCATAGACGCCCTGCGGGAAGAGGTGAAGGCGGAGCTCAGGGAGCGGGAAGCCCGGCTGGAGGAGCGCTTCCAGGGCTTGGGGAAGCGGATCCAGGAGGTGGAGAACCGACTGGAAGCCCAGATCTTGGCCTTGCGCCAGGAGATGAAGGCCGAAATCGGTTCCGCCTTCAACAGGGTGATGCTTTACCTCACGGCCTTGGGGGTGGTGCTGGCCCTCCTTTCCGCCTTCTTCCGCTAG
- a CDS encoding glycoside hydrolase family 2 TIM barrel-domain containing protein → MRVEKAWFLADGAEAPERLPEGGFREVTLPHQWSLEGIEAEVGWYRLALPEAGPRRFLRSFGDYYQEAWLDGTYLGRHEGYFFPWVLELPKGKELLLRVSAPKEPPGVWPRFKRQIKGVFGQHDCRPGGTTARGQERGTGGLWGGVEVWAREEVALLGLTHRLFPRPGGWRLWVRLLVDAQRPFRERARLALSPVNFPGEVLEREAPLEGEAGRGWREAVWDLPEMPLWEVWERGFPHLFRLEAELMGARLAVPLGFRTVAVDGEGWLLLNGKRLFLRGTNAIPTQWLAGYSEEMAQKDVALIKEAGLNAVRVHAHVTHPAFYAACDREGVLVWQDFPLQWGYAPDEAFAQEALRQARAMVEVLGAHPSVYLWCAQNEPTHNRHALGPLLAGALRAADPTRPVKEASDFREHPYPGWYWGHYRDFLALPGAPLPSEFGAQALPRAELLRRVLGEAAWPPRWEVWAYHNFQPHETFRVAGVEVGESLEEFVERSQAYQARLIEFAVHAYRRAKGKVVGYFQFMFVEPWEGITWAVVDVERVPKKGYFALKEASSPVLLSLVPYRERVEVGGPPLQEAWLISDLDRPLSLRVRLRLEGPTTLLLHEEEVALEAGEVRRFFRLGELWESPLEVQARFLPLQEALARIPPGAYRLVGEAWEGEKLWSRHVLSVEYLEPILPLEVAW, encoded by the coding sequence ATGAGGGTGGAGAAGGCGTGGTTTCTGGCGGATGGGGCAGAGGCCCCGGAGAGGCTTCCCGAGGGGGGCTTCCGGGAGGTGACCCTGCCCCACCAGTGGAGCCTGGAGGGGATCGAGGCGGAGGTGGGCTGGTACCGCCTCGCCCTGCCCGAGGCAGGGCCCAGGCGCTTCCTCCGCTCCTTCGGGGACTACTACCAGGAGGCCTGGCTGGACGGGACCTACCTGGGCCGGCACGAGGGCTACTTCTTCCCCTGGGTCCTGGAGCTTCCCAAAGGGAAGGAGCTCCTCCTAAGGGTCTCCGCCCCCAAGGAGCCCCCTGGGGTCTGGCCCCGGTTCAAGCGGCAGATCAAGGGGGTCTTCGGCCAGCACGACTGCCGCCCCGGGGGGACCACGGCGAGGGGCCAGGAGCGGGGAACCGGGGGGCTATGGGGCGGGGTGGAGGTCTGGGCCCGGGAGGAGGTGGCCCTCCTCGGCCTCACCCACCGCCTCTTCCCCCGGCCCGGGGGGTGGCGGCTTTGGGTGCGCCTTCTGGTGGACGCCCAAAGGCCCTTCCGCGAGCGGGCGCGCCTCGCCCTGAGCCCGGTCAACTTCCCCGGGGAGGTCCTGGAGCGGGAGGCCCCCCTGGAGGGGGAGGCGGGGCGGGGTTGGCGGGAGGCGGTCTGGGACCTGCCGGAGATGCCCCTTTGGGAGGTGTGGGAGCGGGGCTTTCCCCACCTCTTCCGCCTCGAGGCGGAGCTTATGGGGGCGCGGCTTGCCGTCCCCTTGGGCTTCCGCACCGTGGCGGTGGACGGGGAGGGCTGGCTTCTTCTCAACGGGAAGCGGCTTTTCCTGCGGGGCACCAACGCCATCCCCACCCAGTGGCTTGCGGGCTACTCCGAGGAGATGGCGCAAAAGGACGTGGCCCTCATCAAGGAAGCGGGCCTCAACGCCGTGCGGGTCCACGCCCACGTGACCCACCCCGCCTTCTACGCGGCCTGCGACCGGGAAGGGGTCCTGGTCTGGCAGGACTTCCCCCTGCAGTGGGGCTACGCCCCGGACGAGGCCTTCGCCCAGGAGGCCCTGCGCCAGGCCCGAGCCATGGTGGAGGTCCTGGGGGCCCACCCCAGCGTCTACCTCTGGTGCGCCCAGAACGAGCCCACCCACAACCGCCACGCCCTGGGCCCCCTCCTCGCGGGAGCGCTAAGGGCGGCGGACCCCACCCGGCCCGTGAAGGAGGCCTCGGACTTCCGGGAGCACCCCTACCCCGGCTGGTACTGGGGGCATTACCGGGACTTCCTCGCCCTCCCCGGGGCCCCCCTCCCCTCGGAGTTCGGGGCCCAGGCCCTGCCCCGGGCGGAGCTCCTGAGGCGGGTCCTGGGGGAGGCCGCCTGGCCCCCCAGGTGGGAGGTCTGGGCCTACCACAACTTCCAGCCCCACGAGACCTTCCGGGTGGCGGGGGTGGAGGTGGGGGAGAGCCTGGAGGAGTTCGTGGAGCGCTCCCAGGCCTACCAGGCGAGGCTTATAGAGTTCGCCGTCCACGCCTACCGGAGGGCCAAGGGGAAGGTGGTGGGCTACTTCCAGTTCATGTTCGTGGAGCCCTGGGAGGGGATCACCTGGGCGGTGGTGGACGTGGAACGGGTGCCCAAGAAGGGCTACTTCGCCCTCAAGGAGGCCAGCAGCCCCGTCCTCCTCTCCCTGGTGCCCTACCGGGAAAGGGTGGAGGTGGGCGGGCCCCCGTTGCAGGAGGCCTGGCTCATCAGCGACCTGGACCGGCCCTTAAGCCTAAGGGTCCGCCTCCGCCTCGAGGGCCCCACCACCCTCCTCCTCCACGAGGAGGAGGTGGCCCTGGAAGCGGGGGAGGTGCGGCGGTTTTTCCGCCTGGGGGAGCTTTGGGAAAGCCCCCTCGAGGTCCAGGCCCGCTTCCTGCCCTTGCAGGAGGCCTTGGCCCGCATCCCCCCCGGGGCCTACCGCCTGGTGGGGGAGGCCTGGGAGGGGGAAAAGCTCTGGTCCCGCCACGTCCTCAGCGTGGAGTACCTGGAGCCCATCCTCCCCCTGGAGGTGGCCTGGTGA
- a CDS encoding MFS transporter, translated as MRPPYLAYALGGLGLTLPAQTFGTYLAFYYLDRLGMPAGAFALARLIFSVWDAVNDPLFGYLSDRTRTPLGRRRPWLLLSLPFLPLAFYLAFSVPEAFREGARLFWYCLGAMLLFETFSALAWVNHAALFPELFQSREERARANAWRQGFYFLGLTASIALTPLVYAALGFPGMALLYGAVGGGLVLLFLLSVREDPRAREAEPLPFVPAFRYTLGNRAFWIYALAALFLLFAVGLFGAAMPFYAKYALGLEEEATALLFASVLLAALPSVSLWARLAGALEPKRAWLWAIGLLALGALLLLCPRGLLEALPVGVLIGVGFGGVLVLGDVLLAEVIDRDAAATGRRREGVYYSVYGFVNRLSGLSSHHFPPPSS; from the coding sequence GTGAGGCCGCCCTACCTGGCCTACGCCCTGGGGGGCCTGGGCCTCACCCTCCCCGCCCAGACCTTCGGCACCTACCTGGCCTTCTACTACCTGGACCGCCTGGGGATGCCCGCGGGCGCCTTCGCCCTGGCCCGGCTCATCTTCTCCGTGTGGGACGCGGTGAACGATCCCCTTTTCGGCTACCTCTCGGACCGCACCCGGACTCCCCTAGGCCGGAGGCGGCCCTGGCTCCTCCTCAGTCTGCCCTTTTTGCCCCTCGCCTTCTACCTGGCCTTCAGCGTGCCGGAGGCCTTCCGGGAGGGCGCGAGGCTCTTCTGGTACTGCCTGGGGGCGATGCTCCTCTTCGAGACCTTCTCCGCCCTGGCCTGGGTCAACCACGCCGCCCTCTTCCCCGAGCTCTTCCAAAGCCGGGAGGAGCGGGCCCGGGCCAACGCCTGGCGCCAAGGGTTTTACTTCCTGGGCCTCACGGCCAGCATCGCCCTGACCCCCCTGGTGTACGCCGCCTTGGGCTTCCCCGGCATGGCCCTCCTCTACGGAGCCGTGGGGGGCGGGCTCGTCCTCCTCTTCCTCCTTTCGGTGCGGGAGGACCCCAGGGCCCGGGAGGCCGAGCCCCTTCCCTTCGTCCCCGCCTTCCGGTACACCCTGGGAAACCGCGCCTTTTGGATCTACGCTCTGGCGGCGCTTTTTCTCCTCTTCGCCGTGGGCCTCTTCGGGGCGGCCATGCCCTTCTACGCCAAGTACGCCCTGGGCCTTGAGGAGGAGGCCACCGCCCTGCTCTTCGCCTCGGTCCTCCTCGCCGCCCTGCCCTCCGTCTCCCTCTGGGCCCGCCTCGCCGGCGCCTTGGAGCCCAAGAGGGCCTGGCTTTGGGCCATCGGCCTCCTCGCCCTCGGGGCCCTCCTCCTCCTCTGCCCCCGGGGCCTCCTCGAGGCCCTGCCCGTGGGGGTCCTGATCGGGGTGGGCTTCGGGGGCGTACTCGTCCTCGGGGACGTCCTCCTGGCGGAGGTCATTGACCGGGACGCCGCGGCCACGGGGAGGCGGCGGGAGGGGGTGTACTACAGCGTCTACGGCTTCGTCAACCGGCTCTCGGGGCTGAGCTCTCATCACTTTCCTCCCCCCAGTTCCTGA
- a CDS encoding cobyrinate a,c-diamide synthase, with translation MRLLLAAPHSGAGKTTVSLALLLALRARGLRVQPFKVGPDYLDPTHLEQAAGRKPYNLDGFFLDETGLLALFRHGARGADFALIEGVMGLFDGKDPRGEVGSTAQVARLLKAPVALVVDAKGMAGSIAPLALGFRDFHPGVRVVGVFANRVGSERHAEILKEALKAVGLPLLGWLPQDPALELPERHLGLVLAGEAAPPLEALRRAFRVDLEEVLRLAATAPPLPEAGPFLPPKRPPRARVAYAWDRAFAFYYPEALELLEALGAELVPFSPLEDETLPKAHALLLGGGYPELFAERLSANLALREAIRRFPGPIVAECGGYMYLSQGLWVGEGFFPMVGLVPGEARMAERPVLGYREVEALRDSPVARKGQAFKGHEFHYARLPASPSPAWRRLGGEEVEGYTDGRVLASFVHLYLPARPEGAERLLALADSTPPRTP, from the coding sequence ATGCGCCTCCTCCTCGCCGCCCCCCACTCGGGCGCGGGCAAGACCACGGTCTCCCTGGCCCTTCTCCTCGCCCTTAGGGCCCGGGGCCTAAGAGTGCAGCCCTTCAAGGTGGGGCCGGACTACCTTGACCCCACCCACCTGGAGCAGGCCGCGGGCCGGAAGCCCTACAACCTGGACGGCTTCTTCCTGGACGAAACGGGCCTCCTCGCCCTCTTCCGCCACGGGGCGAGGGGGGCGGACTTCGCCCTGATTGAGGGGGTGATGGGCCTCTTTGACGGGAAGGACCCCCGGGGAGAGGTGGGCTCCACCGCCCAGGTGGCGAGGCTCCTCAAGGCCCCCGTGGCCCTGGTGGTGGACGCCAAGGGCATGGCGGGCTCCATCGCCCCCCTCGCCCTGGGCTTCCGGGACTTCCACCCGGGGGTGCGGGTGGTGGGGGTCTTCGCCAACCGGGTGGGCTCGGAGCGGCACGCGGAGATCCTGAAGGAGGCCCTAAAGGCCGTGGGCCTCCCCCTCCTCGGCTGGCTTCCCCAAGACCCCGCCCTGGAGCTTCCTGAGCGCCACCTGGGCCTGGTCCTCGCCGGGGAGGCGGCCCCGCCCCTCGAGGCCCTGAGGCGGGCCTTCCGCGTGGACCTGGAAGAGGTCCTCCGCCTCGCCGCCACCGCCCCGCCCCTCCCCGAGGCCGGGCCCTTTCTCCCCCCAAAGCGCCCGCCCCGGGCCCGGGTGGCCTACGCCTGGGATAGGGCCTTCGCCTTCTACTACCCCGAGGCCCTGGAGCTTTTGGAGGCCCTGGGGGCGGAGCTCGTCCCCTTCAGCCCCCTCGAGGACGAGACCCTCCCCAAAGCCCACGCCCTCCTCCTCGGGGGCGGCTACCCCGAGCTCTTCGCCGAGCGGCTTTCCGCGAACCTGGCCCTGCGGGAGGCCATCCGCCGCTTCCCCGGCCCCATCGTGGCCGAGTGCGGGGGGTACATGTACCTCTCCCAGGGGCTTTGGGTGGGGGAGGGTTTCTTTCCCATGGTGGGCCTGGTCCCGGGGGAGGCCCGCATGGCGGAGAGGCCCGTCCTCGGCTACCGGGAGGTGGAGGCCCTAAGGGATAGCCCCGTGGCCCGGAAGGGCCAGGCCTTCAAGGGGCACGAGTTCCACTACGCCAGGCTTCCCGCCTCCCCAAGCCCCGCCTGGCGCCGCCTGGGCGGAGAGGAGGTGGAGGGGTACACCGACGGGCGGGTGCTGGCGAGCTTCGTCCACCTCTACCTCCCCGCGAGGCCTGAGGGGGCGGAGCGGCTCCTCGCCCTGGCCGACTCCACCCCTCCCCGAACCCCCTAG
- a CDS encoding YbjN domain-containing protein — MRWLLALGLLFLAPALAQGGVRTSITVGEMEALLKAWGFRHEREDGKEGPYFVVYFGDLKATLLLLRCEGDRCLALLLGGSFTGFAPEKRPDHARINEWNREKLFSRAYLDEDGDPVVEADLDLEGGVTDGAIREFLETFRETLEAFADWIGF; from the coding sequence ATGCGGTGGCTTCTCGCCCTGGGGCTCCTCTTCCTGGCCCCGGCCCTCGCCCAGGGGGGGGTGCGCACCTCCATCACCGTGGGGGAGATGGAGGCCCTCCTGAAGGCCTGGGGCTTCCGCCACGAGCGGGAGGACGGAAAAGAGGGGCCCTACTTCGTGGTCTACTTCGGCGACCTGAAGGCCACCCTGCTGCTCCTCCGCTGCGAGGGCGACCGGTGCCTGGCCCTCCTCCTTGGGGGGAGCTTCACCGGCTTCGCCCCGGAGAAGCGGCCGGACCACGCCAGGATCAACGAGTGGAACCGCGAGAAGCTCTTCTCCCGGGCCTACCTGGACGAGGACGGGGACCCGGTGGTGGAGGCCGACCTGGACCTGGAGGGGGGCGTCACCGACGGGGCCATCCGGGAGTTTCTGGAAACCTTCAGGGAGACCTTGGAGGCGTTCGCCGACTGGATCGGCTTCTAG
- a CDS encoding adenosylcobinamide-GDP ribazoletransferase, whose protein sequence is MLRALRLALALLTVLPVAPEGVGEEDFKRSVAFFPLAGYLLGLPLALLALSPLPPGLSAALGVALLLGLTGFLHLDGLLDLADALLGARPREERLRVLKDPHLGAFAFGVGGVYLLLLFQALALVQDPLFLLLFPGWARFAFLPFLHRYPLLGPGMAGLVRGGPWPWAFLPALPFLLLYPLPALLALFAAWGVARLAWARLGGLNGDALGAMIALGEAVLLLAQALLGQVPSSRTGPGLP, encoded by the coding sequence GTGCTCCGAGCCCTCCGCCTCGCCCTCGCCCTCCTCACGGTGTTGCCCGTGGCCCCCGAAGGGGTGGGGGAGGAGGACTTCAAGCGGAGCGTGGCCTTCTTCCCCTTGGCGGGCTACCTCCTGGGCCTTCCCCTGGCCCTCCTCGCCCTCTCGCCCCTCCCCCCGGGGCTTTCCGCCGCCCTTGGGGTCGCCCTCCTCCTCGGCCTCACGGGGTTCTTGCACCTGGACGGCCTCTTGGACCTGGCGGACGCCCTCTTAGGGGCGAGGCCTAGGGAGGAGCGCCTGAGGGTGCTCAAGGACCCCCACCTGGGGGCCTTCGCCTTCGGGGTGGGAGGGGTCTACCTCCTCCTCCTCTTCCAGGCCCTGGCCCTGGTGCAAGACCCCCTCTTCCTCCTCCTCTTCCCGGGGTGGGCCCGCTTCGCCTTCCTCCCCTTCCTCCACCGCTACCCCCTACTGGGCCCGGGGATGGCGGGGCTGGTCCGGGGGGGGCCCTGGCCCTGGGCCTTCCTTCCCGCCCTGCCCTTCCTTCTCCTCTACCCCCTTCCCGCCCTCCTCGCCCTCTTCGCCGCCTGGGGGGTGGCCCGCCTGGCCTGGGCCCGCCTGGGGGGGCTGAACGGGGATGCCCTCGGGGCCATGATCGCCCTGGGGGAGGCGGTCCTCCTCCTGGCCCAGGCCCTGCTTGGGCAGGTCCCTTCCTCCCGTACCGGGCCTGGTTTACCATAG
- the cobO gene encoding cob(I)yrinic acid a,c-diamide adenosyltransferase, with protein MEAPKRHKPYAKPQGERRGLLLVYTGDGKGKSTAAFGLALRAHGRGLKVRIFQFIKHGTARFGEHRAFALLGIPIEGLGDGFTWRSRDLEASARLAQEGWGRAKEVLLSGAYDLVVLDEATYPLRYGWVSLEEFLEVLRARPPHVHVVVTGRGAPEALLELADTVTEMRKVKHAFDQGVPAQRGIEH; from the coding sequence ATGGAGGCGCCCAAACGCCACAAGCCCTACGCCAAGCCCCAAGGAGAGCGAAGAGGTCTCCTTTTGGTCTACACCGGGGACGGGAAGGGCAAGAGCACGGCCGCCTTCGGCCTTGCCCTCAGGGCCCATGGCCGGGGGCTTAAGGTGCGGATTTTCCAGTTTATTAAGCATGGAACCGCCCGCTTCGGGGAGCACCGGGCCTTCGCCCTTTTGGGCATCCCCATAGAGGGCCTGGGGGACGGGTTCACCTGGAGGAGCCGGGACCTCGAGGCCTCCGCCCGCTTAGCCCAGGAGGGGTGGGGGCGGGCTAAGGAGGTGCTTCTTTCCGGGGCCTACGACCTCGTGGTCCTGGACGAGGCCACCTACCCCCTGCGCTACGGCTGGGTTTCTCTGGAAGAGTTCCTGGAGGTCTTGCGGGCGAGGCCTCCCCACGTCCACGTGGTGGTGACGGGGCGGGGCGCCCCCGAGGCCCTCTTGGAGTTGGCCGACACGGTGACGGAGATGCGGAAGGTGAAGCACGCCTTTGACCAAGGCGTCCCCGCCCAGAGGGGGATAGAGCACTGA
- a CDS encoding IS4 family transposase: protein MPPTTPLSQVITLWVHKVFASLRKTIRSNLALFLSTLLTTPLDPTLSDLARRTPLPTLAQSRLNRLWRFLHHPTLQDPWALTEALLPLLVPRFPKDRPLPLIVDWTFTEDGRHQALVAALPLKGRALVVAFALHPLSPFPSQNRVEEEFLHRLGRAVQDLGYTPLFLLDRGFDRVSLMRKLQGWGMGFLIRLRQNREVEPQGGKRLPLKEGYRRVVHPLREEVRLFGHGGEGVEVTLLVYPGGRDPWYLAYSGPFGGEPPYGWRMWIEEGFRDLKGQGFGLDRHRLRTGASLRGWLWLLALGMALLVLLGARLQGREWLPRLLAHPERQSLFRLGRIALAQGPPPWREAVVEELVRLLQELGGGK from the coding sequence GTGCCGCCCACCACCCCCCTTTCCCAAGTTATCACCCTCTGGGTCCATAAGGTCTTCGCCTCCCTCAGGAAAACCATCCGCTCCAACCTCGCCCTCTTCCTGTCCACCCTCCTCACTACCCCCCTGGACCCCACCCTCTCCGACCTCGCCCGCAGAACCCCCCTCCCCACCCTGGCCCAAAGCCGCCTCAATCGCCTCTGGCGCTTCCTCCATCACCCCACCCTGCAAGACCCCTGGGCCCTCACCGAAGCCCTCCTCCCCCTCCTCGTCCCTCGTTTCCCCAAAGACCGCCCCCTCCCCCTCATCGTGGACTGGACCTTCACAGAGGACGGTAGGCACCAAGCCCTGGTGGCCGCCCTTCCCCTCAAGGGAAGGGCCCTGGTGGTGGCCTTCGCTCTTCACCCCCTCTCCCCTTTCCCCAGTCAAAACCGGGTGGAGGAGGAGTTCCTCCACCGCCTGGGCCGCGCCGTCCAGGACCTGGGATATACCCCCCTCTTCCTCCTGGACCGCGGCTTTGACCGGGTCTCCCTGATGCGAAAGCTCCAGGGGTGGGGCATGGGCTTCCTCATCCGCCTGCGGCAGAACCGGGAGGTGGAACCCCAAGGGGGGAAGCGCCTTCCCCTGAAGGAGGGCTACCGGCGTGTGGTCCACCCCCTGCGGGAGGAGGTCCGCCTTTTCGGACACGGTGGGGAGGGGGTAGAAGTCACCCTCCTGGTGTACCCAGGGGGTCGGGATCCCTGGTATCTGGCCTATTCGGGCCCTTTTGGGGGGGAGCCGCCCTATGGGTGGCGGATGTGGATTGAAGAGGGGTTTAGGGACCTGAAGGGGCAGGGGTTTGGGCTGGACCGCCATCGGCTGCGGACGGGGGCGAGCCTCAGGGGGTGGTTATGGCTTCTGGCCTTGGGGATGGCGCTCTTGGTCCTTCTGGGGGCGCGCTTGCAGGGCAGGGAATGGCTTCCCCGGCTTCTGGCCCATCCCGAGCGGCAAAGCCTCTTCCGTCTGGGCCGGATCGCCCTGGCCCAGGGGCCCCCGCCTTGGAGGGAAGCAGTGGTGGAGGAGCTGGTCAGGTTGCTTCAGGAACTGGGGGGAGGAAAGTGA